In Felis catus isolate Fca126 chromosome A2, F.catus_Fca126_mat1.0, whole genome shotgun sequence, the following proteins share a genomic window:
- the STAP2 gene encoding signal-transducing adaptor protein 2 isoform X1, which yields MASALSPPRVPKPKGALPSHYYENFLEKKGPCDRNNRSPEVGPWMGRASQRRRRSFKDPKQDYKKFWAGLKGCTLYFYNSNRDSQHVEKLDLTALVKLTDDPPWGSSRDPGIHFSLVLRNQEIKFKVESLESREMWKGFILTVVELRIPSNLTLLPGHLYMMAEALAKEEARRALEVPSCFLKVSRLEAQLLLERYPECGNLLLRPSGDGTGGVSVTTRQTLNGSSVVRHYKVKHEGPKYVIDVEEPFSCDSLDAVVNYFVTRTKKSLVPFLPDEDYEKVLGYVEADNENGESVWLAREAPAPRGPGPAPPSGGPRQLPPVPVTPVSSPNKLTPLPNEDENYVIPIAHTPAATYVNGDVPSSSRPVIRKLKKVAKVQAKPPKLPKPPIAPKPEPQGLNGGLAKKLAGNSAQAFFPTTGLADLTAELEEKLRRRRALEHSAGHAGDV from the exons ATGGCCTCAGCCCTAAGCCCACCCCGGGTCCCCAAACCCAAAGGCGCTCTACCTTCACACTACTACGAGAACTTTCTGGAGAAGAAGGGACCCTGTGACCGG AACAACAGATCCCCAGAAGTTGGGCCATGGATGGGGAGGGCCTCCCAGAGAAGGCGACGTTCGTTCAAAGACCCAAAGCAG GATTACAAGAAATTCTGGGCAGGCCTCAAGGGTTGCACTCTCTATTTCTATAATAGCAATCGGGACTCCCAG CACGTGGAGAAGTTAGACCTAACGGCACTTGTGAAGCTCACAGATGACCCACCCTGGGGAAGCTCCCGAGACCCAGGCATCCATTTCAGCCTGGTCCTCCGGAACCAGGAGATCAAGTTCAAG GTAGAGAGCCTGGAGTCTCGGGAGATGTGGAAAGGCTTCATCCTGACGGTGGTAGAG CTCCGCATCCCGTCCAACCTGACCCTGCTGCCCGGACACCTGTACATGATGGCCGAGGCCCTGGCCAAAGAGGAGGCGCGCCGCGCGCTCGAGGTGCCCTC CTGCTTCCTGAAGGTGAGCCGGCTGGAGGCGCAGCTGCTCCTGGAGCGCTACCCCGAGTGCGGAAACCTGCTGCTGCGGCCCAGCGGGGACGGAACGGGCGGCGTGTCGGTCACCACCCGCCAGACGCTCAATGG GTCGTCGGTGGTCCGGCACTACAAGGTGAAGCACGAGGGCCCCAAGTATGTGATCGACGTGGAGGAGCCG TTCTCCTGCGACTCACTTGACGCAGTGGTCAACTATTTCGTGACACGCACCAAGAAATCGCTGGTGCCCTTCCTGCCAGACGAGGACTATGAGAAGGTGCTAG GCTACGTGGAGGCGGATAACGAGAACGGCGAGAGTGTGTGGCTGGCACGCGAGGCCCCCGCGCCCCGAGGCCCAG GTCCCGCACCCCCCTCGGGTGGCCCCAGGCAGCTGCCTCCCGTGCCCGTCACACCCGTGTCGAGCCCGAACAAGCTCACCCCACTCCCAAACGAGGATGAGAACTACGTGATCCCCATCGCACACACCCCAGCCGCCACCTACGTGAACGGGGACG TGCCTTCCTCTAGTCGGCCGGTCATCCGGAAGCTCAAGAAGGTGGCAAAGGTTCAGGCAAAGCCTCCAAAGCTGCCAAAGCCACCCATTGCGCCCAAGCCAG agcCCCAAGGCCTCAACGGCGGCCTGGCCAAGAAACTGGCGGGCAACTCAGCGCAGGCTTTCTTCCCCACGACAG gCCTGGCGGATTTGACCGCCGAGCTGGAAGAGAAACTACGGAGGAGACGGGCGCTGGAGCACTCGGCCGGACACGCTGGGGACGTGTGA
- the STAP2 gene encoding signal-transducing adaptor protein 2 isoform X2: MASALSPPRVPKPKGALPSHYYENFLEKKGPCDRNNRSPEVGPWMGRASQRRRRSFKDPKQDYKKFWAGLKGCTLYFYNSNRDSQHVEKLDLTALVKLTDDPPWGSSRDPGIHFSLVLRNQEIKFKVESLESREMWKGFILTVVELRIPSNLTLLPGHLYMMAEALAKEEARRALEVPSCFLKVSRLEAQLLLERYPECGNLLLRPSGDGTGGVSVTTRQTLNGSSVVRHYKVKHEGPKYVIDVEEPFSCDSLDAVVNYFVTRTKKSLVPFLPDEDYEKVLGYVEADNENGESVWLAREAPAPRGPGPAPPSGGPRQLPPVPVTPVSSPNKLTPLPNEDENYVIPIAHTPAATYVNGDVPSSSRPVIRKLKKVAKVQAKPPKLPKPPIAPKPGLADLTAELEEKLRRRRALEHSAGHAGDV; encoded by the exons ATGGCCTCAGCCCTAAGCCCACCCCGGGTCCCCAAACCCAAAGGCGCTCTACCTTCACACTACTACGAGAACTTTCTGGAGAAGAAGGGACCCTGTGACCGG AACAACAGATCCCCAGAAGTTGGGCCATGGATGGGGAGGGCCTCCCAGAGAAGGCGACGTTCGTTCAAAGACCCAAAGCAG GATTACAAGAAATTCTGGGCAGGCCTCAAGGGTTGCACTCTCTATTTCTATAATAGCAATCGGGACTCCCAG CACGTGGAGAAGTTAGACCTAACGGCACTTGTGAAGCTCACAGATGACCCACCCTGGGGAAGCTCCCGAGACCCAGGCATCCATTTCAGCCTGGTCCTCCGGAACCAGGAGATCAAGTTCAAG GTAGAGAGCCTGGAGTCTCGGGAGATGTGGAAAGGCTTCATCCTGACGGTGGTAGAG CTCCGCATCCCGTCCAACCTGACCCTGCTGCCCGGACACCTGTACATGATGGCCGAGGCCCTGGCCAAAGAGGAGGCGCGCCGCGCGCTCGAGGTGCCCTC CTGCTTCCTGAAGGTGAGCCGGCTGGAGGCGCAGCTGCTCCTGGAGCGCTACCCCGAGTGCGGAAACCTGCTGCTGCGGCCCAGCGGGGACGGAACGGGCGGCGTGTCGGTCACCACCCGCCAGACGCTCAATGG GTCGTCGGTGGTCCGGCACTACAAGGTGAAGCACGAGGGCCCCAAGTATGTGATCGACGTGGAGGAGCCG TTCTCCTGCGACTCACTTGACGCAGTGGTCAACTATTTCGTGACACGCACCAAGAAATCGCTGGTGCCCTTCCTGCCAGACGAGGACTATGAGAAGGTGCTAG GCTACGTGGAGGCGGATAACGAGAACGGCGAGAGTGTGTGGCTGGCACGCGAGGCCCCCGCGCCCCGAGGCCCAG GTCCCGCACCCCCCTCGGGTGGCCCCAGGCAGCTGCCTCCCGTGCCCGTCACACCCGTGTCGAGCCCGAACAAGCTCACCCCACTCCCAAACGAGGATGAGAACTACGTGATCCCCATCGCACACACCCCAGCCGCCACCTACGTGAACGGGGACG TGCCTTCCTCTAGTCGGCCGGTCATCCGGAAGCTCAAGAAGGTGGCAAAGGTTCAGGCAAAGCCTCCAAAGCTGCCAAAGCCACCCATTGCGCCCAAGCCAG gCCTGGCGGATTTGACCGCCGAGCTGGAAGAGAAACTACGGAGGAGACGGGCGCTGGAGCACTCGGCCGGACACGCTGGGGACGTGTGA
- the STAP2 gene encoding signal-transducing adaptor protein 2 isoform X3 encodes MASALSPPRVPKPKGALPSHYYENFLEKKGPCDRDYKKFWAGLKGCTLYFYNSNRDSQHVEKLDLTALVKLTDDPPWGSSRDPGIHFSLVLRNQEIKFKVESLESREMWKGFILTVVELRIPSNLTLLPGHLYMMAEALAKEEARRALEVPSCFLKVSRLEAQLLLERYPECGNLLLRPSGDGTGGVSVTTRQTLNGSSVVRHYKVKHEGPKYVIDVEEPFSCDSLDAVVNYFVTRTKKSLVPFLPDEDYEKVLGYVEADNENGESVWLAREAPAPRGPGPAPPSGGPRQLPPVPVTPVSSPNKLTPLPNEDENYVIPIAHTPAATYVNGDVPSSSRPVIRKLKKVAKVQAKPPKLPKPPIAPKPEPQGLNGGLAKKLAGNSAQAFFPTTGLADLTAELEEKLRRRRALEHSAGHAGDV; translated from the exons ATGGCCTCAGCCCTAAGCCCACCCCGGGTCCCCAAACCCAAAGGCGCTCTACCTTCACACTACTACGAGAACTTTCTGGAGAAGAAGGGACCCTGTGACCGG GATTACAAGAAATTCTGGGCAGGCCTCAAGGGTTGCACTCTCTATTTCTATAATAGCAATCGGGACTCCCAG CACGTGGAGAAGTTAGACCTAACGGCACTTGTGAAGCTCACAGATGACCCACCCTGGGGAAGCTCCCGAGACCCAGGCATCCATTTCAGCCTGGTCCTCCGGAACCAGGAGATCAAGTTCAAG GTAGAGAGCCTGGAGTCTCGGGAGATGTGGAAAGGCTTCATCCTGACGGTGGTAGAG CTCCGCATCCCGTCCAACCTGACCCTGCTGCCCGGACACCTGTACATGATGGCCGAGGCCCTGGCCAAAGAGGAGGCGCGCCGCGCGCTCGAGGTGCCCTC CTGCTTCCTGAAGGTGAGCCGGCTGGAGGCGCAGCTGCTCCTGGAGCGCTACCCCGAGTGCGGAAACCTGCTGCTGCGGCCCAGCGGGGACGGAACGGGCGGCGTGTCGGTCACCACCCGCCAGACGCTCAATGG GTCGTCGGTGGTCCGGCACTACAAGGTGAAGCACGAGGGCCCCAAGTATGTGATCGACGTGGAGGAGCCG TTCTCCTGCGACTCACTTGACGCAGTGGTCAACTATTTCGTGACACGCACCAAGAAATCGCTGGTGCCCTTCCTGCCAGACGAGGACTATGAGAAGGTGCTAG GCTACGTGGAGGCGGATAACGAGAACGGCGAGAGTGTGTGGCTGGCACGCGAGGCCCCCGCGCCCCGAGGCCCAG GTCCCGCACCCCCCTCGGGTGGCCCCAGGCAGCTGCCTCCCGTGCCCGTCACACCCGTGTCGAGCCCGAACAAGCTCACCCCACTCCCAAACGAGGATGAGAACTACGTGATCCCCATCGCACACACCCCAGCCGCCACCTACGTGAACGGGGACG TGCCTTCCTCTAGTCGGCCGGTCATCCGGAAGCTCAAGAAGGTGGCAAAGGTTCAGGCAAAGCCTCCAAAGCTGCCAAAGCCACCCATTGCGCCCAAGCCAG agcCCCAAGGCCTCAACGGCGGCCTGGCCAAGAAACTGGCGGGCAACTCAGCGCAGGCTTTCTTCCCCACGACAG gCCTGGCGGATTTGACCGCCGAGCTGGAAGAGAAACTACGGAGGAGACGGGCGCTGGAGCACTCGGCCGGACACGCTGGGGACGTGTGA